GGCCAACCAGGCCTACTACAACTCCCTGGTGACGCTGGACGCGGACGGGGAGTTGCTGGGGCTTTACCGCAAGAGCCACATCCCCGACGGGCCCGGCTATCAGGAGAAGTTCTACTTCAATCCAGGGGATACCGGCTTCACCACCTTCGACACTCGCTACGCACGGATCGGGGTCGGCATCTGCTGGGACCAGTGGTTTCCCGAAGGCGCGCGCGCCATGGCCTTGATGGGGGCCGAGATCCTGTTCTACCCCACAGCCATCGGATCCGAGCCCCAGGACAGCTCGCTGGACAGTAAGGACCACTGGCAGAGGACCATGCAGGGACACGCAGCCGCGAACGTCATGCCCCTGGTCGCATCGAACCGGATAGGCACGGAACCGGGCGACAACTCCGAGATCACCTTCTACGGCTCTTCCTTCATCGCGGGGCCCACGGGGGAGAAACTGGCGGAGGCGGACCGCACCAGCCAGACAGTACTGACGCAGACCTTCGACCTGGACGCCATCGCCGCAAAGCGGGCGGGCTGGGGCCTGTTCCGCGACCGCAGGCCGGAAGTCTATGGCCCTCTGATGACCCTGGATGGCAGCGAGGACTGGTAAGACAGCGCGCCCTCCGTCCGGCCGCCTTGCTGCTTCCGGGCACCCCTATGAAATAGAAGAAGCCGCCTCTCCTTGAAAAAGAGAGGCGGCTTCTTTCGTTCCTACCCTTGGCGGGTTAGTTGGACCCGGGTCCTCCTGGAATGTCCACGGTGGTCATGTCGAAGCTCGTGGCACCGTAGATCTGCTTGGTGACCGGATCACGAGCGACGAGGAAGCCGCGGTTTCTAACCGGATCCGGGTTCAGGACCGTGCCCGGGGCGACGGTGAGTTCAATCCGGACGAAGAAGACGGAGTCCTGCAACGGCGTGTCGGGATCGTCAGCCCCCATGGTGATGATCACCGGGTCACTGGTCAAATCGCCCTCGGAGCAGGCCGGGTCGCCGGCTTCAAAGGCGCAGATCCGGAAATTGACAGGCAGGTCGTCACGGGGCGAGACCAACTCGTCGGTCAGCAGGACCTCCACGTCACCCGCGGCGCCCGAGTTGCCCAGAGCCCCGAAGAAAGACAGCCTGTTGTTGTTCACCGGCAAGATCTCCGCCGTGTTCGACGGACTTGGCGGGGGCGCCGCCAAGGTGATGCGCGG
Above is a genomic segment from Limibacillus sp. containing:
- the aguB gene encoding N-carbamoylputrescine amidase, translating into MREVTVAATQMACGWDKEANVSKAEELIREAAGKGAQIILIQELFETPYFCQDQKLDYFALAHPVEDHPTIARLSELAAELEVVLPVSFFEKANQAYYNSLVTLDADGELLGLYRKSHIPDGPGYQEKFYFNPGDTGFTTFDTRYARIGVGICWDQWFPEGARAMALMGAEILFYPTAIGSEPQDSSLDSKDHWQRTMQGHAAANVMPLVASNRIGTEPGDNSEITFYGSSFIAGPTGEKLAEADRTSQTVLTQTFDLDAIAAKRAGWGLFRDRRPEVYGPLMTLDGSEDW